The Epinephelus moara isolate mb chromosome 21, YSFRI_EMoa_1.0, whole genome shotgun sequence DNA window aaaagagcAACAAAACTGAAACATAACTGATATTTCGGGCACTCCTAGAGTTAATTTGAATGTATTTTCCATAAAGGCCTATGCAAAAAACTTGCAAATTATCTGCCTCCGATGCCAGAGCTTCAGTTCCTCTTGTCACCACTGGGAGGCACCATGTGCACAGCCCACAATGCTTTGGATGCAACTCCTCGACTGTATACCACTACACTGACCCTGGCTCAGTTTTGTCGCTGACAATATCATAGTTTAGGATTATAAAAATGGAAAGCCTGCAACAACAGAGCATCTGAAAATAATATGTACTACCAGCCACTTCATTATAATCATATTCCTTACAAGATTACTGCTTGCTGAGCACAATTAAATGGGCTGTGCAACACCAGCTGCAAGGAGTGCTACAATAACAACGATAGAGTCACTCAAAAAGTCTGCTACATTTAAGCTTTCCTGCATAAAATCATGCATAGCTCCTTTCTGCCTTTAATTAGCTTACACTGCTCTGAAGTCTGCTTTTAACTGTGTCTTCATTTTCACTGCATATGGACCTAAATaacagacaacaaaataaacaaacaaaactaaaaaggCAGGCAAAACAGCATTGTCCCTGTAAATCGCAAGTTTGGCAAGATGTCTCACAAGACGTTGTCCTGCTTTCACGCTCATTCATCACTTCCTCGCTTTCTTCACAAAAGAGGAAGACAGTTCTGTCATTTGTTGTAGTAGACCTTGGGTTGGCTGGTAAAGGGgaagtttgtttttaaacttcTCATTGTCTCTGCAGAACTTCATCCACAGTATTTCTGACAGAAAGACACAGAACACAAAGGACCGGTCAGAAACTTGGTTTCCTGTCCTCTATTAGAAGTGACTCagtctatctgtctctctccagtGCAAGTGACTGCTGTGTAAAACTGCAGACTTTCTTAACACCCCCCCACACCCACTCGCACTCCCACAGTCCCCACCCCAGAGGCTTGCTGTCACCCTGTCCGCAGAAACCAGAGGTGTTTGGTTGGAGTGGGAGAAAGGGAGTGACAGAGGATGAGGCACCGAAATCaagaataataaacaaaaaaaggccaAAAGAAACTAAACTTTTGACTGGTGCTATATTCCAAGTCTGAAGCGTGGCACCCCAGAGACGTCttcctgctctgtctctctgtcttctgcCATATCTTTATCAGAGTCTAAAGAAAACGTCCTGCCCGATTCAGTAGTGAGCCTTTTGGTGAGCATGTGAGTCGTAGCAGCAGAATCAGTTCTGGAGAATTCAGATCCCCTACTGCCACTGtagccctcctcttcctcaggtGGACTCTCCGTATCCGACTCTCCTTCTTCCTCCAAAGTCAGCTCAAACTGGAACTTGTCGGCTGAGATGGAGCCGCTGCCTCCGCCGAGTGCTGTGGATTCCCCGGCATGGGCTCCCTCCTCCTGACCCTCTGGGTGTGGTGAGGGGCTGTGGGGGATCATGCTCTGGTACCACTCTCTGTTatcctccagtgtgtccaggATCTCCTGAGCATCTGGGTGGACAAGGTCGGCCCACGTCTCCCACAGAGGATGAACAATGTAGTCAATGAAACCCACCTAAAGAAGAGAGGCATACAGTGTTAAGAAAgacatttctctttgtctttgagtCCTTCTTTTTCTCTACATTTCAGTTTCACACTTGATGTACAGTTGAGTTTATTAACTAGGTACTGCTGCTTTCAATCTGTACCTGGTTCTTCTCTATTGAGGCGTTATGTTTGTCACACATGGGGCTGATCTCCATGCCCTTGTCTCTCTCCCTGTCCCCCTGGGTGAAAAACTCCACCATGATGCGGTCTGTCCACTGCCGGTACAGCTCCAGAGGCTTGGTGGGGTTGCTCAGATCTGCGCAGTGCACCATGTTCTGAAGAACCTGCAGTGACCAAAAAAGTTTGCGTATTAAtcttccactttttttttagttgttttgctCCACCTTGAACTAGAATACCTCAGCAGTCCCCATACTAAGAGGTTGACTTGAAGCAGCATGAATTGATTTTTGGCCACTTTGGCACAGCATAAAAAGCTGTAAACACCTAATAAATTGGTGGTTGAAGTCGTGTTTTTGGCCTTGTGACTGATGTAAGTCCAATTTTCactcttcttttagctctgttcaGGTTTCAATCAACTCCAGAGGAAAAAATGCGGCTCTTTAGCTTCAGCGTTGACCAGCTAGTTGTAGTTTTTTCTGCCATTCGGTGCTAACTAGTTAGAGTCAAGCTAAAAACACCTGCCTCCTGGAAACATGGTTGATTAGAGCAGgcagactgaaccaaaacagtaaagctggaggctgtaaaaccaaaacaatgagctgaaagatgctaaaatgctctgtATTAGAGTGCCTTGGTAGTcaaagcgtgcatctactgctagctcacctagcaccactgagctaacattacagctcagccaaggaggatgccattaatgtttacatcttgcgctgtcatgagcatgagcctctcgtaCAGGAGTAGACGCACACTTCCTTCTGAGTGGTGATactgttggcaggtgtagtttggtagaaagaaaatacttcctaagtgaaactgctcacaacaaggtctgtggattatcttgagaaacctgatcatgatttctagaaagagacattgctgttgagtttttacaaatgtatttttttggcgccatctaattccattatactggagagaaggcaacTGTCTCTAACACTCGGCAACTTATACTAAAAGAGTCTAGATTTATAAAAAggactacaggtaagaggaaaaatacgtaattttgatttgggggtgaagtgtACTTTGATTGCAGCTCTAACAATGAATAAGTGGCAATGTGGTTCTCACCTGAATGCGGTCTGAGTAGTTGTCCAGCAGCAGGACTCCTAGACTGGTGACTTTCTTTGTCTCCACCATGGTTTTCAAGTCTGCCAGTAGGTTCATGTGTTTAGACATATCTGTAGCCAGCACCTGTAGATTAAGCATTCAGacttaaaaaatgatttgaagAAAACACAGCCTTAAATTTCAGACATAAGGCTTCCACTGAGGTGTCTTACCATATCAATGACCATTTTGCGCAGCGACTGCCTCTGCTTTTTGCTGAGGTTCTGAAAGATGTCACAGTTATCCTCCTGCAGAAGCTTAAAGCCAACAGCGAGGTGGTGATTCTCCAGCACCGAAGAGTCATTGTACATCAGGGCCAACTCTGAGTCTGAGggcaaaaaaaagcattaaaaaaagttCACAGACAGCACTGTAAACCTTCTGAATGGGAAACAAATTAATGCAGAAACACAAATCTACAAAGACATGTGTCcacacacagttaaatacaCTGAGCACCCACACACGTTCACATAATCCCCGTGAAGCTCTGCAAACTCACTGGTGTTGATGAGAAACTGATTGGAAACGCCAGGGTGATCCACATCATGGATGGCGCTTGCAAAGAGAGCGGCGAGGATCTCCAGGTCAGTAAACACAGCCTTGGGTGACACAAGAAGGCAAGGGACTGTCAATATGTGCGTGTGGGTGTCCTCAACATGACAGGGCATGTACAGATCCAATTGTTTTGGtttaatagtaataaaattTGCTCTTAGTCTTGGATGTATAAGGGTATCTACCTCTAGAGCAGGTGTGGACAGTAAGACATGTGTGGACTGGACGACGTCTGCAGCATGAATGTTGTTGTGGTAGGCCACGTCGGCATGGTAATGATCCTCCAAAGTCATCATGAAGGTAATGAAAGTGTCCGCTGGAATCTTAAAGGACTTCATCAGCTCACGTTCCTAAAGGAGACAACAAGAGGACACTGGGTCAGTCGAGGTGAAGCTCAGTCATTTATTAATATTCCTTTGTTGGGTCAttgtttcattcatttactTGGCTTAGTCATTCATGTACTGTACCAAATGTTTGAGGTTACACAAAGACCATACTGTGTTTGAGAAAGTACAATATGTAGGAATGTGCTACCTGGAAGATGGTGTACATGGTGACTGTCAGTGGGCGATTCCCAGAATACTCGGAGACCTTGAAAATGTCAATACCCCATCTGTTTATATCCTCCAGTTCCTGCCGGCAGACAATTGAgagcaaattaaaaacaatgccGAATTATTTGAATAGAGATTTTTTTGTGAAGTGTTGAATTAGTCCTCATACCTTTCCTAAGAGTCCTTCCTGGCTGGCGTTGACCCCAAAGCGAGGGATGGTGGAGGGGGCGAGGCTGGGGCTGTGCGTGGGCTTCTTCACACCGCTGATCTGGGACATGGGCCGCTTCTTCTTGTCCTTCTCCTTGTTGGGTGGGGACATGATGTCCATGTCATGTTGCTTCTCTGTCAGATGAAGACAGACAAAATATTAACACCACAGTCTCTTAGCGATCACATACGCAACACTacactttaaaggggaacaccacctaaactACAGAGGACCTACTATGCTAATTTTCAGtctcatatttgtattttgaacatgtttacatgctttaatgttcaaaaaacactttattttcctcacgCTGTCTCTGCTAGagcacctgtattcaccctctgtctgaaacactgtTTGAGCGCCTGTTTCTTTAAGCCCCTCCCCCAAAAAatcccagtctgctctgattggtcagtgccTCTGGGTCCTCATATCTCAGCATTTCTGCATCGTCATTACAtccagagaataaaaaaaaatcactaatgAAGCCTCTAAACACAACAGGACATGTACCAGGAATCGgatggcaaccaagattacacgattccctgatgttagcatgtagctacatgtacgtTAGCAGTATACTTGCAGCCGtggaatgactgtaacggaaAATAGCAGCACTTCCTGTCATGAAAAACCATCTATAAAAGCTTCTAAgtacaaccagacatgttccagcaggaatatgatctgaaatctagaagaaattaacaacacaagcaatcaagattacatgtttccctgatgttagcacgTAGCTACATGTAACAGTGTAGGCTACGTAATGTAACACTTGCAGTGGCGTGCCTGGAGCAATTGACTATAAAAAGAAACCTGACGTCATACTGGAGCTGgagtaacaacaacaaaaaaaaaaaactgttggagAAGGAGTGATGAGAACGGTttcctgaggtttttgctcacagggattacatttacatatatgtttacctcattattagaaactttggccacatttaatttgaacatccttcattgtaacattatatacaAGTCTCAAAATACGGAAAAGCATAGTAGGTCCCCATAGCTTAAGATGGTTCAATAGATTCAACCaatttttgtgaacatgagctactctcttgCAAAGCCAGAAATCAGAGatgtaagtctcaaacttgtgatgtcatcaagtataaagtctggtgCTGCTcaatagacaatgaatgggagccaaagaatgtttgttttctctttcacacCCACATGAGCTTTATTTGTACCCATTTACTCATAATATTCCCCAGGGTGCACTTAGTGTCACCTatatctttcccaattcattgtctacggagcagctccagactttatacttgatgacgtCACACATTGTAGCACTCGAGTCTTTGGATTTGGAAGAAAACTGTTCATGTTAActtatatttttggactgtcttagaccataggaataacagtAGGTGCAGTTCCCCTTTAGCAATAACATGTTATTTATATGATGCATACATTTACGCACAGGTTGTGGATTATACAAAGAGAAAGTGTTTTACCGAGGAAGGTGTTAGCGATGAACTCAGACACCTGGTTCcctgaacggctcgtttctgaCAGCTGAGTGAGCTCTCGGTTCAGCATCCTCTTGAActgaggacaaacacacacaagcatccATGagtttgatcacacacacacatacaaaacagtCCGACTAGGGCAGCTCAagcatctgtctttttttctgcaaaccaaCAATATCACATGAGGAGGAAATGTCTTTTAAGAAATGTAAACTTCTGTATACAGTGTCATTACTTGAGACAGACTGAGTTGAATGTGAGTACAGATGCCACAAAGCAAGTCTCAACTCTTGATTCATCTCTGCTTGCGATCACTTGGAGAAATTTGTCTTAACACTGACAATCCTTAACCATTCATAAATACACCCATGATGAGTACACCAGCAACACCTAGATTCTCTCTCTGAAGCATTCACATGCACtacatgtgcttgtgtgtgcgtcTCACGTCACACAGTGCAGAAGCCAATGATTGGACGCAGAAACATGCATGGCTGATTTTACGAGCAGTAGTGTGCCCTGTTCCCGAACACACTCATGCATGAGGAACATGTATATGAAATACAAAAATCTACACATCGAATTGAAGTGTCCAGATCAGTCTTAGAGAAACTGTCACATCTCAACCACCGGTTGTTCACAAATCGAGCAACATGTGAGCAGCCTCATGCCCTCCCACCTGCTCCATCCTCTCGCCTCTCCTCTCTTACCTGAATGAACATCCACGACACAGAGATGGAATAGCTCACTTCTGGCATTTCAGCGCAAAGTCAAGCATGggagcaaaaataaaactgagtgaGAGAGCAGAGCTTTCTGGTCGTCCTCCGGCACTGCCTGTTCGACAGACAGCAGGGACACTTTGTGCTCCTGTACTGCTTGCCTGAGCAAAATCCAAAGCGAGCAGACAGTCCGCTGGTTAGTGCTGTGGAGGCTTTGATCACTACGAGCTGAACAGGCGgatataacaaaaaaatatctcaGAGATCCATGGAAGAACAAGAGCGTGGAAGCATAGCTGTGGGAATGCTGTGGGATGCGAGGATGCAAGTCGGAGAAGCCACACTCCCTTGCTCCCCCTGACTCTCCCTCATTCACTCAGTTACTGCCTGCTCCCATATGTGTGTAAACAGAGGGAGAACGAGGTACTCTAATCCCCGCCTCCTTCCAAAAATGCCTAAGAATAGCAGCCTATCAGGCACCTGCTGCAGTAGAGGCTGGGAGAGGCAGAGGGCCCTCATTGGTGGGGGGACGTACAAAGTGGGCAGGGACAAGTGTGCTGGAGGCGGAGGTAGTGAGACACACCATGTGCACCAAGTTTGAAGAAGATATGAAGGAAAAGCTTTGAATGGATGGAAGGGGGGATTTCATGATTTCATTCAtattgccaaaaataaaaaactgtacACTGCGTACCACAAGGATGTGAGTACATCGGCCATTTTCACGATTGAATGATTGCGGGCAGAAGATAACAAAGTATTTTGGGCACAGAAATGCCCTCAAAGCAGGCTGCCATAGCATGATGAGAGTGTTTGAAATGTCAGGTAGTGTTGTTAATCTTTTTAAATTTGGTAACCCAAATTTTATCTCTTCATCAGAGACACTGTCAAGAGTCATTAGAGATCTATTTTGAATGAAACTGCTCCATCAGTTCGTCCACTCTGGGATCAAATGTGCCTGTCTTGTTTGTTCCAGAGTGCCAGCATGAATAATTCTTCCCCACTGACTGAAGCTGCTCATTGACTGATCTGCAGCtatggggggtgggggggtttgCCTCCCACGAAGCTCCGGCCTCCGCCACGTGAGCGAGTGGCGTGTGTAATGGTATATGTATCCAAGCAGGCAACGTATGTGATGGGGGCAAGGCGGGAGATGTACATGTATATGATggaaggaagtgtgtgtgtgtgtgtgtgtgtgtgtgtgtgtgtgtgtgtgtggtgagcaTGTGCAGGTTGCATGGGCGGGCTAATCGTGGAATCACACG harbors:
- the pde4ca gene encoding cAMP-specific 3',5'-cyclic phosphodiesterase 4D isoform X4, producing the protein MMNKDSRFSRKMHGNFSTRRHSCIGFDVENGLSVGRSPLDPQASPGSGLVLQANFPHSQRRESFLYRSDSDFDLSPKGPSRNSSTASDLEESLKHWEVNWLSSRHTEDMIVTPFAQVLASLRTVRSNFAVITGQQDRTASKTRSSGSNPPSMCKTSLAEEPHQQLAIETLDELDWCLEQLETLKTRHSVSEMASNKFKRMLNRELTQLSETSRSGNQVSEFIANTFLEKQHDMDIMSPPNKEKDKKKRPMSQISGVKKPTHSPSLAPSTIPRFGVNASQEGLLGKELEDINRWGIDIFKVSEYSGNRPLTVTMYTIFQERELMKSFKIPADTFITFMMTLEDHYHADVAYHNNIHAADVVQSTHVLLSTPALEAVFTDLEILAALFASAIHDVDHPGVSNQFLINTNSELALMYNDSSVLENHHLAVGFKLLQEDNCDIFQNLSKKQRQSLRKMVIDMVLATDMSKHMNLLADLKTMVETKKVTSLGVLLLDNYSDRIQVLQNMVHCADLSNPTKPLELYRQWTDRIMVEFFTQGDRERDKGMEISPMCDKHNASIEKNQVGFIDYIVHPLWETWADLVHPDAQEILDTLEDNREWYQSMIPHSPSPHPEGQEEGAHAGESTALGGGSGSISADKFQFELTLEEEGESDTESPPEEEEGYSGSRGSEFSRTDSAATTHMLTKRLTTESGRTFSLDSDKDMAEDRETEQEDVSGVPRFRLGI
- the pde4ca gene encoding cAMP-specific 3',5'-cyclic phosphodiesterase 4D isoform X2 produces the protein MSELCSESSEEEQPEVQEKPQDRRVTRLPVIQLMPRSRTGSPGGSPKLSPKDSPRGSPRNSPLLFRKLLMNRSINLQRRRFTLAHTPSFDVENGLSVGRSPLDPQASPGSGLVLQANFPHSQRRESFLYRSDSDFDLSPKGPSRNSSTASDLHTEDMIVTPFAQVLASLRTVRSNFAVITGQQDRTASKTRSSGSNPPSMCKTSLAEEPHQQLAIETLDELDWCLEQLETLKTRHSVSEMASNKFKRMLNRELTQLSETSRSGNQVSEFIANTFLEKQHDMDIMSPPNKEKDKKKRPMSQISGVKKPTHSPSLAPSTIPRFGVNASQEGLLGKELEDINRWGIDIFKVSEYSGNRPLTVTMYTIFQERELMKSFKIPADTFITFMMTLEDHYHADVAYHNNIHAADVVQSTHVLLSTPALEAVFTDLEILAALFASAIHDVDHPGVSNQFLINTNSELALMYNDSSVLENHHLAVGFKLLQEDNCDIFQNLSKKQRQSLRKMVIDMVLATDMSKHMNLLADLKTMVETKKVTSLGVLLLDNYSDRIQVLQNMVHCADLSNPTKPLELYRQWTDRIMVEFFTQGDRERDKGMEISPMCDKHNASIEKNQVGFIDYIVHPLWETWADLVHPDAQEILDTLEDNREWYQSMIPHSPSPHPEGQEEGAHAGESTALGGGSGSISADKFQFELTLEEEGESDTESPPEEEEGYSGSRGSEFSRTDSAATTHMLTKRLTTESGRTFSLDSDKDMAEDRETEQEDVSGVPRFRLGI
- the pde4ca gene encoding cAMP-specific 3',5'-cyclic phosphodiesterase 4D isoform X1; this translates as MSELCSESSEEEQPEVQEKPQDRRVTRLPVIQLMPRSRTGSPGGSPKLSPKDSPRGSPRNSPLLFRKLLMNRSINLQRRRFTLAHTPSFDVENGLSVGRSPLDPQASPGSGLVLQANFPHSQRRESFLYRSDSDFDLSPKGPSRNSSTASDLEESLKHWEVNWLSSRHTEDMIVTPFAQVLASLRTVRSNFAVITGQQDRTASKTRSSGSNPPSMCKTSLAEEPHQQLAIETLDELDWCLEQLETLKTRHSVSEMASNKFKRMLNRELTQLSETSRSGNQVSEFIANTFLEKQHDMDIMSPPNKEKDKKKRPMSQISGVKKPTHSPSLAPSTIPRFGVNASQEGLLGKELEDINRWGIDIFKVSEYSGNRPLTVTMYTIFQERELMKSFKIPADTFITFMMTLEDHYHADVAYHNNIHAADVVQSTHVLLSTPALEAVFTDLEILAALFASAIHDVDHPGVSNQFLINTNSELALMYNDSSVLENHHLAVGFKLLQEDNCDIFQNLSKKQRQSLRKMVIDMVLATDMSKHMNLLADLKTMVETKKVTSLGVLLLDNYSDRIQVLQNMVHCADLSNPTKPLELYRQWTDRIMVEFFTQGDRERDKGMEISPMCDKHNASIEKNQVGFIDYIVHPLWETWADLVHPDAQEILDTLEDNREWYQSMIPHSPSPHPEGQEEGAHAGESTALGGGSGSISADKFQFELTLEEEGESDTESPPEEEEGYSGSRGSEFSRTDSAATTHMLTKRLTTESGRTFSLDSDKDMAEDRETEQEDVSGVPRFRLGI
- the pde4ca gene encoding cAMP-specific 3',5'-cyclic phosphodiesterase 4D isoform X3; protein product: MSVPTNCGFCYSVERSITVRSGNIWGSPCAVNRPIDIIQKRRRFDVENGLSVGRSPLDPQASPGSGLVLQANFPHSQRRESFLYRSDSDFDLSPKGPSRNSSTASDLEESLKHWEVNWLSSRHTEDMIVTPFAQVLASLRTVRSNFAVITGQQDRTASKTRSSGSNPPSMCKTSLAEEPHQQLAIETLDELDWCLEQLETLKTRHSVSEMASNKFKRMLNRELTQLSETSRSGNQVSEFIANTFLEKQHDMDIMSPPNKEKDKKKRPMSQISGVKKPTHSPSLAPSTIPRFGVNASQEGLLGKELEDINRWGIDIFKVSEYSGNRPLTVTMYTIFQERELMKSFKIPADTFITFMMTLEDHYHADVAYHNNIHAADVVQSTHVLLSTPALEAVFTDLEILAALFASAIHDVDHPGVSNQFLINTNSELALMYNDSSVLENHHLAVGFKLLQEDNCDIFQNLSKKQRQSLRKMVIDMVLATDMSKHMNLLADLKTMVETKKVTSLGVLLLDNYSDRIQVLQNMVHCADLSNPTKPLELYRQWTDRIMVEFFTQGDRERDKGMEISPMCDKHNASIEKNQVGFIDYIVHPLWETWADLVHPDAQEILDTLEDNREWYQSMIPHSPSPHPEGQEEGAHAGESTALGGGSGSISADKFQFELTLEEEGESDTESPPEEEEGYSGSRGSEFSRTDSAATTHMLTKRLTTESGRTFSLDSDKDMAEDRETEQEDVSGVPRFRLGI
- the pde4ca gene encoding cAMP-specific 3',5'-cyclic phosphodiesterase 4D isoform X5, coding for MRRNNSSKFFNFTERQWDSLEQASCIELPHDFGVQCAVKRLFSGTLQLPRLSCRPSVHESPQSSPQSSPSFASIKPSRSLGTLTSYISKAFFDVENGLSVGRSPLDPQASPGSGLVLQANFPHSQRRESFLYRSDSDFDLSPKGPSRNSSTASDLEESLKHWEVNWLSSRHTEDMIVTPFAQVLASLRTVRSNFAVITGQQDRTASKTRSSGSNPPSMCKTSLAEEPHQQLAIETLDELDWCLEQLETLKTRHSVSEMASNKFKRMLNRELTQLSETSRSGNQVSEFIANTFLEKQHDMDIMSPPNKEKDKKKRPMSQISGVKKPTHSPSLAPSTIPRFGVNASQEGLLGKELEDINRWGIDIFKVSEYSGNRPLTVTMYTIFQERELMKSFKIPADTFITFMMTLEDHYHADVAYHNNIHAADVVQSTHVLLSTPALEAVFTDLEILAALFASAIHDVDHPGVSNQFLINTNSELALMYNDSSVLENHHLAVGFKLLQEDNCDIFQNLSKKQRQSLRKMVIDMVLATDMSKHMNLLADLKTMVETKKVTSLGVLLLDNYSDRIQVLQNMVHCADLSNPTKPLELYRQWTDRIMVEFFTQGDRERDKGMEISPMCDKHNASIEKNQVGFIDYIVHPLWETWADLVHPDAQEILDTLEDNREWYQSMIPHSPSPHPEGQEEGAHAGESTALGGGSGSISADKFQFELTLEEEGESDTESPPEEEEGYSGSRGSEFSRTDSAATTHMLTKRLTTESGRTFSLDSDKDMAEDRETEQEDVSGVPRFRLGI
- the pde4ca gene encoding cAMP-specific 3',5'-cyclic phosphodiesterase 4D isoform X6, with translation MPEVSYSISVSWMFIQFKRMLNRELTQLSETSRSGNQVSEFIANTFLEKQHDMDIMSPPNKEKDKKKRPMSQISGVKKPTHSPSLAPSTIPRFGVNASQEGLLGKELEDINRWGIDIFKVSEYSGNRPLTVTMYTIFQERELMKSFKIPADTFITFMMTLEDHYHADVAYHNNIHAADVVQSTHVLLSTPALEAVFTDLEILAALFASAIHDVDHPGVSNQFLINTNSELALMYNDSSVLENHHLAVGFKLLQEDNCDIFQNLSKKQRQSLRKMVIDMVLATDMSKHMNLLADLKTMVETKKVTSLGVLLLDNYSDRIQVLQNMVHCADLSNPTKPLELYRQWTDRIMVEFFTQGDRERDKGMEISPMCDKHNASIEKNQVGFIDYIVHPLWETWADLVHPDAQEILDTLEDNREWYQSMIPHSPSPHPEGQEEGAHAGESTALGGGSGSISADKFQFELTLEEEGESDTESPPEEEEGYSGSRGSEFSRTDSAATTHMLTKRLTTESGRTFSLDSDKDMAEDRETEQEDVSGVPRFRLGI